The following are encoded together in the Phragmites australis chromosome 19, lpPhrAust1.1, whole genome shotgun sequence genome:
- the LOC133900726 gene encoding MYB transcription factor 69-like, translating to MGRPPCCDKVGVKKGPWTPEEDIILVSYIQEHGPGNWRSVPINTGLMRCSKSCRLRWTNYLRPGIRRGNFTPNEEGIIVHLQSLLGNRWAAIASYLPQRTDNDIKNYWNTHLKKKLKKHQAIGAIFAPPPSSSDLSTTLPTAPATAGGHVDNLHHMITTPLSNSKDNYTRAACNNPAEIAQLIARRSPFATPGSVDTDSSSSSYASSMDNISKLLNGFMKSSPPQNGAADIKPSGIEVDPLLSFDHMSGASLPAFADVPQQQLPVMGVQAGYDESKQQQAPLSPIEKWFFDEAADEQVVDLMDLSDGCCSVPMLF from the exons ATGGGGAGGCCGCCGTGCTGCGACAAGGTCGGGGTCAAGAAGGGGCCGTGGACGCCGGAGGAGGACATCATCCTCGTCTCCTACATCCAGGAGCACGGCCCCGGCAACTGGAGGTCCGTGCCCATCAACACCGGCCTCATGCGGTGCAGCAAGAGCTGCCGCCTCCGCTGGACCAACTACCTCCGCCCCGGGATCAGGCGCGGCAACTTCACCCCCAACGAGGAAGGCATCATCGTCCACCTCCAGTCCTTGCTAGGCAACAG ATGGGCAGCCATAGCGTCTTACCTCCCACAGAGAACAgacaacgacatcaagaactACTGGAACACCCACctcaagaagaagctcaagaaacACCAAGCCATCGGCGCCATCTTCGCACCACCTCCTTCCTCGTCTGATCTATCAACCACTCTACCTACAGCGCCCGCAACGGCCGGTGGCCATGTCGACAACCTCCACCACATGATCACTACTCCCCTCTCCAACTCCAAGGACAACTACACGCGCGCAGCCTGCAACAACCCAGCTGAGATCGCCCAGCTCATCGCTCGACGCTCGCCGTTCGCCACCCCGGGCTCCGTGGACACAGACAGCTCCTCGTCGTCGTACGCCTCCAGTATGGACAACATATCCAAGCTGCTCAACGGGTTCATGAAGAGCTCCCCACCGCAGAATGGCGCCGCCGACATCAAACCCTCGGGCATTGAGGTCGACCCTTTGCTGTCGTTCGACCACATGTCCGGTGCTTCGCTACCAGCCTTCGCCGACGtgccgcagcagcagctgccgGTGATGGGGGTACAAGCCGGTTACGACGAGTCTAAGCAGCAGCAGGCACCGTTGTCTCCGATCGAGAAGTGGTTTTTTGACGAGGCAGCCGACGAGCAGGTCGTCGACCTGATGGATCTGTCCGACGGCTGCTGCTCGGTTCCAATGCTGTTTTag